A part of Capsicum annuum cultivar UCD-10X-F1 chromosome 6, UCD10Xv1.1, whole genome shotgun sequence genomic DNA contains:
- the LOC107875375 gene encoding FRIGIDA-like protein 3 isoform X3 has translation MEDTQSIATLMDSTTSKIQQLQKAFSELESHRAVTLNLQWKQLEEHFHGLQKSLKRRFTELEDQEKEFETKIVRSTVMLEKRQAAVIAKEQASLQRLQEKRDAAVSAIAIALENHRKPCSVEPAVINCEDQDEPFVLEEKTDTSIDIGHVTEDTWKPFQGGVVEVKSYPELVNLCRNMDAEGLHKFISDNRKNLAALRDEIPLALRAATNPASLVLDSLSGFYNSDVSISDAKKDANLLGLRRTCIMLMECLSTLLSTLEIDSISSIISENIKGLAKAIAEEWTPKLDELDVDANSGNSLEAHAFLQLLATFSVNSNFNQEKLSKLIPMVSRRRQTADLCRSLGLSDSMPGVIDVLISNGRHIDAVNLAFAFELTEQFPPVSLLKSYLNEASKASTPLNSGNASPTVQNEVNEKELSALKAVLKCIEDHKLEEQYPVDPLQKRVLQLEKAKADKKKANEVAKPQSKRPRPNGVGNGPRVNNVVAEKNFYPRMTDRYPQPVYDVPYAYPGPTSAHVPPFMGAPAYNFSPGHDFFGNGYHYQASYLH, from the exons ATGGAAGATACACAATCCATTGCAACATTGATGGATTCCACAACATCTAAGATACAACAACTACAGAAAGCATTCTCTGAGTTGGAAAGTCACCGCGCTGTTACTCTCAACCTGCAGTGGAAGCAACTTGAAGAGCACTTTCATGGGCTTCAGAAGTCCTTGAAGAGGCGTTTCACGGAGCTGGAAGACCAAGAGAAGGAGTTTGAGACAAAAATTGTTCGATCTACAGTGATGTTGGAGAAGCGCCAAGCAGCTGTTATTGCTAAAGAGCAAGCTTCACTTCAAAGGCTCCAGGAGAAAAGAGATGCAGCAGTTTCCGCTATTGCAATTGCTCTGGAGAATCATAGGAAACCTTGTTCTGTGGAACCAGCTGTTATTAATTGTGAAGATCAAGATGAGCCATTTGTTCTGGAAGAAAAAACTGATACTTCCATTGATATTGGGCATGTTACAGAGGATACCTGGAAACCTTTTCAGGGTGGTGTTGTGGAAGTTAAGTCTTATCCAGAGCTGGTGAATCTATGCCGAAATATGGATGCTGAAGGCCTCCACAAATTCATATCAGACAACCGTAAAAACCTGGCAGCTCTCAGGGATGAGATTCCACTTGCTTTAAGAGCTGCAACCAATCCTGCCTCTCTGGTTCTGGACTCACTGAGCGGGTTTTACAACTCTGATGTGTCAATTTCTGATGCTAAAAAAGATGCTAATCTTTTGGGACTCCGGCGAACTTGTATTATGTTGATGGAATGCCTTAGTACTTTATTGAGCACCCTTGAAATCGATTCCATTTCAAGTATAATATCAGAAAATATAAAAGGACTTGCAAAAGCTATCGCTGAGGAGTGGACCCCAAAGTTGGATGAACTTGACGTTGATGCAAATAGTGGGAATTCTTTGGAGGCTCATGCATTCTTACAGCTTCTTGCGACTTTCAGCGTTAATTCCAATTTTAACCAGGAAAAATTATCCAAGCTGATACCCATGGTTTCACGTCGTCGCCAAACAGCTGATCTCTGTCGTTCCCTTGGATTATCTGACAGTATGCCAG GTGTTATTGATGTGTTGATAAGTAATGGAAGACATATAGATGCTGTTAATCTAGCTTTTGCATTTGAGCTGACAGAGCAGTTTCCTCCTGTTTCTCTACTGAAATCCTACTTGAATGAAGCTAGCAAAGCATCTACACCTCTCAATTCTGGAAATGCATCACCTACTGTGCAG AATGAAGTCAATGAGAAAGAGTTGTCTGCACTAAAGGCCGTATTAAAATGCATTGAAGACCATAAGCTTGAGGAGCAATACCCTGTGGATCCCCTTCAGAAAAGGGTTCTTCAGCTGGAGAAAGCGAAGGCAGACAAGAAAAAGGCAAATGAAGTTGCAAAACCTCAATCCAAAAGACCTCGTCCCAATGGTGTCGGAAATGGCCCCCGAGTTAATAACGTCGTCGCTGAGAAGAACTTCTATCCCAGAATGACTGATAGATACCCGCAACCCGTTTATGACGTACCGTATGCTTATCCTGGACCGACCAGCGCCCACGTTCCACCATTCATGGGTGCTCCTGCTTACAACTTCTCTCCTGGCCATGACTTTTTTGGAAATGGCTACCATTACCAGGCTTCTTACCTGCACTAA
- the LOC107875373 gene encoding photosystem I reaction center subunit XI, chloroplastic gives MATAASTMASQLKSSFASSLTRGRGLVTPKGISGAPFKIFPSTRKSCFTVKAVQADKPTFQVIQPLNGDPFIGSLETPVTSSPLIAWYLSNLPAYRTAVNPLLRGVEVGLAHGFLLVGPFVKTGPLRNTPIAGGAGSLAAAGLVVILSICLTIYGIASFKEGDPSTAPSLTLTGRKKVPDQLQTADGWAKFTGGFFFGGISGVTWAYFLLYVLDLPYYVK, from the exons ATGGCTACTGCAGCATCCACAATGGCTAGCCAGCTGAAGAGTAGCTTCGCTTCATCGTTAACCAGAGGTCGTGGCCTTGTTACTCCCAAAGGCATTTCTGGTGCACCTTTTAAGATCTTCCCTTCAACAAGAAAATCTTGCTTCACAGTAAAGGCTGTCCAAGCTGACAAA CCCACTTTCCAAGTGATTCAGCCCTTGAATGGTGACCCCTTCATTGGAAGTCTTGAAACTCCAGTGACCTCAAGCCCATTGATTGCATGGTACTTGTCCAACTTACCTGCCTACCGGACCGCTGTGAACCCACTTCTCCGAGGAGTAGAAGTGGGTCTAGCCCATGGATTCTTACTAGTTGGGCCATTCGTAAAGACTGGTCCATTAAGAAACACACCCATTGCAG GGGGAGCTGGTTCCTTGGCAGCAGCAGGACTAGTAGTGATCCTTAGCATATGTTTGACAATATATGGGATTGCATCATTCAAAGAAGGAGATCCATCAACAGCACCCTCATTGACATTGACCGGCAGGAAAAAGGTACCTGATCAACTGCAAACTGCAGATGGATGGGCTAAGTTCACTGGTGGATTCTTTTTTGGTGGAATTTCTGGTGTCACTTGGGCTTATTTCCTCCTCTATGTCCTTGATCTTCCTTACTATGTCAAGTAA
- the LOC107875375 gene encoding FRIGIDA-like protein 3 isoform X1 — MLIMFHLIPEWIGEIIKYGKGVSAMEDTQSIATLMDSTTSKIQQLQKAFSELESHRAVTLNLQWKQLEEHFHGLQKSLKRRFTELEDQEKEFETKIVRSTVMLEKRQAAVIAKEQASLQRLQEKRDAAVSAIAIALENHRKPCSVEPAVINCEDQDEPFVLEEKTDTSIDIGHVTEDTWKPFQGGVVEVKSYPELVNLCRNMDAEGLHKFISDNRKNLAALRDEIPLALRAATNPASLVLDSLSGFYNSDVSISDAKKDANLLGLRRTCIMLMECLSTLLSTLEIDSISSIISENIKGLAKAIAEEWTPKLDELDVDANSGNSLEAHAFLQLLATFSVNSNFNQEKLSKLIPMVSRRRQTADLCRSLGLSDSMPGVIDVLISNGRHIDAVNLAFAFELTEQFPPVSLLKSYLNEASKASTPLNSGNASPTVQNEVNEKELSALKAVLKCIEDHKLEEQYPVDPLQKRVLQLEKAKADKKKANEVAKPQSKRPRPNGVGNGPRVNNVVAEKNFYPRMTDRYPQPVYDVPYAYPGPTSAHVPPFMGAPAYNFSPGHDFFGNGYHYQASYLH; from the exons ATGCTCATTATGTTTCATCTCATACCAGAATGGATAGGGGAAATAATCAAATATGGCAAG GGAGTTTCCGCCATGGAAGATACACAATCCATTGCAACATTGATGGATTCCACAACATCTAAGATACAACAACTACAGAAAGCATTCTCTGAGTTGGAAAGTCACCGCGCTGTTACTCTCAACCTGCAGTGGAAGCAACTTGAAGAGCACTTTCATGGGCTTCAGAAGTCCTTGAAGAGGCGTTTCACGGAGCTGGAAGACCAAGAGAAGGAGTTTGAGACAAAAATTGTTCGATCTACAGTGATGTTGGAGAAGCGCCAAGCAGCTGTTATTGCTAAAGAGCAAGCTTCACTTCAAAGGCTCCAGGAGAAAAGAGATGCAGCAGTTTCCGCTATTGCAATTGCTCTGGAGAATCATAGGAAACCTTGTTCTGTGGAACCAGCTGTTATTAATTGTGAAGATCAAGATGAGCCATTTGTTCTGGAAGAAAAAACTGATACTTCCATTGATATTGGGCATGTTACAGAGGATACCTGGAAACCTTTTCAGGGTGGTGTTGTGGAAGTTAAGTCTTATCCAGAGCTGGTGAATCTATGCCGAAATATGGATGCTGAAGGCCTCCACAAATTCATATCAGACAACCGTAAAAACCTGGCAGCTCTCAGGGATGAGATTCCACTTGCTTTAAGAGCTGCAACCAATCCTGCCTCTCTGGTTCTGGACTCACTGAGCGGGTTTTACAACTCTGATGTGTCAATTTCTGATGCTAAAAAAGATGCTAATCTTTTGGGACTCCGGCGAACTTGTATTATGTTGATGGAATGCCTTAGTACTTTATTGAGCACCCTTGAAATCGATTCCATTTCAAGTATAATATCAGAAAATATAAAAGGACTTGCAAAAGCTATCGCTGAGGAGTGGACCCCAAAGTTGGATGAACTTGACGTTGATGCAAATAGTGGGAATTCTTTGGAGGCTCATGCATTCTTACAGCTTCTTGCGACTTTCAGCGTTAATTCCAATTTTAACCAGGAAAAATTATCCAAGCTGATACCCATGGTTTCACGTCGTCGCCAAACAGCTGATCTCTGTCGTTCCCTTGGATTATCTGACAGTATGCCAG GTGTTATTGATGTGTTGATAAGTAATGGAAGACATATAGATGCTGTTAATCTAGCTTTTGCATTTGAGCTGACAGAGCAGTTTCCTCCTGTTTCTCTACTGAAATCCTACTTGAATGAAGCTAGCAAAGCATCTACACCTCTCAATTCTGGAAATGCATCACCTACTGTGCAG AATGAAGTCAATGAGAAAGAGTTGTCTGCACTAAAGGCCGTATTAAAATGCATTGAAGACCATAAGCTTGAGGAGCAATACCCTGTGGATCCCCTTCAGAAAAGGGTTCTTCAGCTGGAGAAAGCGAAGGCAGACAAGAAAAAGGCAAATGAAGTTGCAAAACCTCAATCCAAAAGACCTCGTCCCAATGGTGTCGGAAATGGCCCCCGAGTTAATAACGTCGTCGCTGAGAAGAACTTCTATCCCAGAATGACTGATAGATACCCGCAACCCGTTTATGACGTACCGTATGCTTATCCTGGACCGACCAGCGCCCACGTTCCACCATTCATGGGTGCTCCTGCTTACAACTTCTCTCCTGGCCATGACTTTTTTGGAAATGGCTACCATTACCAGGCTTCTTACCTGCACTAA
- the LOC124899653 gene encoding uncharacterized protein LOC124899653: MNKVHVTLAPAVDSEANKKKKKIPSVVPQGGSREGRVHADRTLNSDKDGKTSVVVTALEGVISVNSLFSVAIFVGLVFATPGQKSITSKNHCQPGVLTVKQLVIFEVLAFSFFLFSSLVAQAIKLSLYLLNTEGLPDSFRAFVNGKVLRRGMLMTAISSFMGCLFLMVSMKNVIEIKTGMIFCGAKSTIISVNFLIVMVSSGIFYYLSAAWYTFTKTNLPYENRTVTTV; this comes from the exons ATGAATAAAGTACATGTAACTTTAGCTCCAGCAGTGGATTCAGAGgccaacaagaagaagaagaagatacccagtgtagtcccacaagGTGGGTCTAGAGAGGGTAGAGTGCACGCAGATCGTACACT AAACTCAGACAAAGATGGCAAGACCAGTGTGGTCGTGACGGCCCTAGAGGGAGTCATAAGTGTGAACTCACTCTTCTCCGTTGCCATCTTTGTGGGACTAGTTTTTGCAACTCCAGGCCAAAAGAGCATCACCAGTAAAAATCATTGTCAGCCCGGGGTTCTAACAGTAAAACAATTAGTAATCTTCGAGGTGCTTGCATTCAGTTTCTTTCTCTTCTCATCACTAGTGGCACAGGCCATCAAACTCTCCCTCTATCTCCTCAATACGGAAGGTTTGCCCGATAGTTTCAGGGCTTTTGTCAATGGAAAAGTCCTTAGACGAGGAATGTTGATGACAGCCATCTCCTCCTTTATGGGGTGCTTGTTTCTCATGGTTTCTATGAAGAATGTGATTGAGATCAAGACTGGCATGATATTCTGTGGGGCTAAATCTACTATTATATCGGTTAATTTCCTCATAGTCATGGTTTCTTCTGGTATTTTTTACTATCTTTCTGCTGCATGGTATACATTTACCAAGACAAACCTCCCCTATGAAAATAGGACTGTAACAACTGTGTGA
- the LOC107875375 gene encoding FRIGIDA-like protein 3 isoform X2: protein MDRGNNQIWQVYQGVSAMEDTQSIATLMDSTTSKIQQLQKAFSELESHRAVTLNLQWKQLEEHFHGLQKSLKRRFTELEDQEKEFETKIVRSTVMLEKRQAAVIAKEQASLQRLQEKRDAAVSAIAIALENHRKPCSVEPAVINCEDQDEPFVLEEKTDTSIDIGHVTEDTWKPFQGGVVEVKSYPELVNLCRNMDAEGLHKFISDNRKNLAALRDEIPLALRAATNPASLVLDSLSGFYNSDVSISDAKKDANLLGLRRTCIMLMECLSTLLSTLEIDSISSIISENIKGLAKAIAEEWTPKLDELDVDANSGNSLEAHAFLQLLATFSVNSNFNQEKLSKLIPMVSRRRQTADLCRSLGLSDSMPGVIDVLISNGRHIDAVNLAFAFELTEQFPPVSLLKSYLNEASKASTPLNSGNASPTVQNEVNEKELSALKAVLKCIEDHKLEEQYPVDPLQKRVLQLEKAKADKKKANEVAKPQSKRPRPNGVGNGPRVNNVVAEKNFYPRMTDRYPQPVYDVPYAYPGPTSAHVPPFMGAPAYNFSPGHDFFGNGYHYQASYLH, encoded by the exons ATGGATAGGGGAAATAATCAAATATGGCAAG TTTATCAGGGAGTTTCCGCCATGGAAGATACACAATCCATTGCAACATTGATGGATTCCACAACATCTAAGATACAACAACTACAGAAAGCATTCTCTGAGTTGGAAAGTCACCGCGCTGTTACTCTCAACCTGCAGTGGAAGCAACTTGAAGAGCACTTTCATGGGCTTCAGAAGTCCTTGAAGAGGCGTTTCACGGAGCTGGAAGACCAAGAGAAGGAGTTTGAGACAAAAATTGTTCGATCTACAGTGATGTTGGAGAAGCGCCAAGCAGCTGTTATTGCTAAAGAGCAAGCTTCACTTCAAAGGCTCCAGGAGAAAAGAGATGCAGCAGTTTCCGCTATTGCAATTGCTCTGGAGAATCATAGGAAACCTTGTTCTGTGGAACCAGCTGTTATTAATTGTGAAGATCAAGATGAGCCATTTGTTCTGGAAGAAAAAACTGATACTTCCATTGATATTGGGCATGTTACAGAGGATACCTGGAAACCTTTTCAGGGTGGTGTTGTGGAAGTTAAGTCTTATCCAGAGCTGGTGAATCTATGCCGAAATATGGATGCTGAAGGCCTCCACAAATTCATATCAGACAACCGTAAAAACCTGGCAGCTCTCAGGGATGAGATTCCACTTGCTTTAAGAGCTGCAACCAATCCTGCCTCTCTGGTTCTGGACTCACTGAGCGGGTTTTACAACTCTGATGTGTCAATTTCTGATGCTAAAAAAGATGCTAATCTTTTGGGACTCCGGCGAACTTGTATTATGTTGATGGAATGCCTTAGTACTTTATTGAGCACCCTTGAAATCGATTCCATTTCAAGTATAATATCAGAAAATATAAAAGGACTTGCAAAAGCTATCGCTGAGGAGTGGACCCCAAAGTTGGATGAACTTGACGTTGATGCAAATAGTGGGAATTCTTTGGAGGCTCATGCATTCTTACAGCTTCTTGCGACTTTCAGCGTTAATTCCAATTTTAACCAGGAAAAATTATCCAAGCTGATACCCATGGTTTCACGTCGTCGCCAAACAGCTGATCTCTGTCGTTCCCTTGGATTATCTGACAGTATGCCAG GTGTTATTGATGTGTTGATAAGTAATGGAAGACATATAGATGCTGTTAATCTAGCTTTTGCATTTGAGCTGACAGAGCAGTTTCCTCCTGTTTCTCTACTGAAATCCTACTTGAATGAAGCTAGCAAAGCATCTACACCTCTCAATTCTGGAAATGCATCACCTACTGTGCAG AATGAAGTCAATGAGAAAGAGTTGTCTGCACTAAAGGCCGTATTAAAATGCATTGAAGACCATAAGCTTGAGGAGCAATACCCTGTGGATCCCCTTCAGAAAAGGGTTCTTCAGCTGGAGAAAGCGAAGGCAGACAAGAAAAAGGCAAATGAAGTTGCAAAACCTCAATCCAAAAGACCTCGTCCCAATGGTGTCGGAAATGGCCCCCGAGTTAATAACGTCGTCGCTGAGAAGAACTTCTATCCCAGAATGACTGATAGATACCCGCAACCCGTTTATGACGTACCGTATGCTTATCCTGGACCGACCAGCGCCCACGTTCCACCATTCATGGGTGCTCCTGCTTACAACTTCTCTCCTGGCCATGACTTTTTTGGAAATGGCTACCATTACCAGGCTTCTTACCTGCACTAA
- the LOC107875374 gene encoding photosystem I reaction center subunit XI, chloroplastic, giving the protein MATAASTMASQLKSSFASSLTRGHGLVTPKGISGAPFKIFPSTRKSCFTVKAVQADKPTFQVIQPLNGDPFIGSLETPVTSSPLIAWYLSNLPAYRTAVNPLLRGVEVGLAHGFLLVGPFVKTGPLRNTPIAGGAGSLAAAGLVVILSICLTIYGIASFKEGDPSTAPSLTLTGRKKVPDQLQTADGWAKFTGGFFFGGISGVTWAYFLLYVLDLPYYVK; this is encoded by the exons ATGGCTACTGCAGCATCCACGATGGCCAGCCAGCTGAAGAGTAGCTTCGCTTCATCGTTAACCAGAGGTCATGGCCTTGTTACTCCCAAAGGCATTTCTGGTGCACCTTTTAAGATCTTCCCTTCAACAAGAAAATCTTGCTTCACAGTCAAGGCTGTCCAAGCTGACAAA CCCACTTTCCAAGTGATTCAGCCCCTGAATGGTGACCCTTTCATTGGAAGTCTTGAAACTCCAGTGACCTCAAGCCCATTGATTGCATGGTACTTGTCCAACTTACCTGCCTACCGGACCGCTGTGAACCCACTTCTCCGAGGAGTAGAAGTGGGTCTAGCCCATGGATTCTTATTAGTTGGGCCATTCGTAAAGACTGGTCCATTAAGAAACACACCCATTGCAG GGGGGGCTGGTTCATTGGCAGCAGCAGGACTAGTAGTGATCCTTAGCATATGTTTGACAATATATGGGATTGCATCATTCAAAGAAGGAGATCCATCAACAGCACCCTCATTGACATTGACTGGCAGGAAAAAGGTGCCTGATCAACTGCAAACTGCAGATGGATGGGCCAAGTTCACTGGTGGATTCTTTTTTGGTGGAATTTCTGGTGTCACTTGGGCTTATTTCCTCCTCTATGTCCTTGATCTTCCTTACTATGTCAAGTAG
- the LOC107875372 gene encoding probable 3-beta-hydroxysteroid-Delta(8),Delta(7)-isomerase: MTIQGEAHPYVPQDLKLPGFVPIFLSQSHIVGVYGGSSFLVVLFMWILSGFVPKISKTDRVLMCWWIFTGLTHMVLEGYFVFTPDFYKKTTPVYLAEVWKEYSKGDSRYVGRDAGVVSVEGITAVIEGPACLLAVYAIANKKAYRHVLQLSICLGQLYGTAVYFITAILEGDNFSTSPFYYYAYYVFANHFWVWIPTLIVIHCWKNICAAVKVHEQKTKTR, from the exons ATGACAATTCAGGGAGAAGCTCACCCCTACGTTCCACAGGATCTAAAATTGCCTGGTTTTGTTCCCATATTCCTCTCACAGTCGCACATTGTTGGTGTATATGGAGGCTCATCCTTCCTTGTTGTGTTGTTCATGTGGATACTCTCGG GGtttgttcctaaaatatcaaaGACTGACAGGGTGCTCATGTGCTGGTGGATTTTCACGGGCCTAACCCACATGGTCCTTGAGGGGTATTTTGTTTTTACTCCAGATTTCTACAAAAAGACTACTCCTGTTTACCTTGCTGAAGTCT GGAAAGAATACAgcaaaggtgattcaagatatgTAGGTCGGGATGCTGGAGTTGTTAGTGTTGAAGGGATCACAGCTGTCATAGAGGGGCCAGCATGTCTTCTTGCAGT GTATGCTATAGCTAATAAGAAGGCATACAGGCACGTACTTCAACTATCCATTTGTTTGGGGCAGCTCTATGGCACGGCTGTATACTTCATAACAGCTATCTTGGAAGGCGATAATTTCTCTACAAGCCCCTTCTATTACTATGCTTACTATGTCTTCGCAAATCATTTCTGGGTTTGGATACCAACTCTCATAGTGATTCACTGCTGGAAGAACATATGTGCTGCTGTCAAGGTCCATGAGCAGAAGACCAAGACCCGCTGA
- the LOC107873790 gene encoding uncharacterized protein LOC107873790, translated as MAPPGDSDSSGKKSVVVTALDGVINVNALFTIAIFVGLSLASPGQRSLNSKESCQPGILTVKQLVIFEVLSFSFFLFSSLVAQAIKLSLNLLSSEELAHGFSVVVNEKILKAGMLMTAISSVMGCLFLMISMLNVIEIKTGMLFCGAKSTIISVTFLIVLVVSGLLVYISAAWYAFTHARVHFHRQRTGL; from the exons ATGGCACCTCCAGG AGACTCAGACAGCAGTGGCAAGAAGAGTGTGGTCGTGACAGCCCTAGACGGAGTCATAAATGTGAACGCGCTCTTTACCATTGCCATCTTTGTGGGACTATCTCTAGCATCTCCAGGCCAAAGGAGCCTCAACAGTAAAGAGAGTTGTCAGCCAGGGATTCTAACAGTAAAACAACTAGTAATCTTCGAGGTGCTTTCTTTCAGTTTCTTTCTCTTCTCATCACTTGTGGCACAGGCCATAAAACTCTCCCTCAATCTTCTCAGCAGCGAAGAGTTAGCTCACGGTTTCAGTGTTGTTGTCAATGAAAAAATCCTTAAAGCAGGAATGTTGATGACAGCTATTTCCTCAGTTATGGGTTGCTTGTTTCTCATGATTTCTATGTTGAATGTGATTGAGATCAAGACTGGGATGCTATTCTGTGGAGCTAAATCTACTATTATATCGGTTACTTTCCTCATAGTCCTGGTGGTTTCTGGTCTTCTGGTCTACATTTCTGCAGCATGGTATGCATTTACCCATGCACGCGTCCACTTCCATCGACAGAGGACCGGTCTATAA